The Lentzea guizhouensis genome contains a region encoding:
- a CDS encoding ABC transporter substrate-binding protein: MLGTKWTAKLRAGLVVAGVLAAAACGGAADNADGPVRVSVWAWYPEFKAVVDAFNASHKDIQVEWTNVGTGPDQYAKLKTAFTAGKGAPDVAMVEFQQIPTFVILDALVDMGPYGANDDKDLYAEWAWSQATDGDKVYAIPVDGGPMALMYRKDLFDKHGIPVPTTWAEYADAAAKIKAVDPNAYIASFGSDGGWLNGLMWQAGCRPYGYSQAKAKDQVKIDLTAPECEKVVELYGDLVSKGLMAQDKFFTADATAALDSGKYWTWAAAGWTPGYVAGSLKNTAGKWAVAPMPQWTAGADEQGDWGGSTFTVTKQAKNPQAAATVARELFGRSKAAWDIGLNKAFLYPLVKEVAADPAFTGKAYDFFDGQKVNEIFVPVSEKLGEFQYTPFQDFVFKDLNDRTAEAMSGSRQWSTVLEETQKNVVAYAEKQGFKVSR, translated from the coding sequence ATGCTTGGCACCAAATGGACGGCGAAACTCCGTGCAGGGCTCGTCGTCGCCGGCGTGCTCGCTGCCGCCGCGTGCGGCGGGGCCGCGGACAACGCCGACGGACCCGTGCGCGTGTCGGTCTGGGCCTGGTACCCGGAGTTCAAGGCCGTGGTCGACGCGTTCAACGCCTCCCACAAGGACATCCAGGTCGAGTGGACCAACGTCGGCACCGGCCCGGACCAGTACGCCAAGCTCAAAACGGCGTTCACCGCCGGCAAGGGCGCACCGGACGTGGCTATGGTCGAGTTCCAGCAGATCCCGACGTTCGTCATCCTCGACGCGCTGGTGGACATGGGGCCGTACGGCGCCAACGACGACAAGGACCTCTACGCCGAATGGGCGTGGAGCCAGGCGACCGACGGCGACAAGGTTTATGCCATCCCGGTGGACGGCGGACCGATGGCGCTGATGTACCGGAAGGACCTCTTCGACAAGCACGGCATCCCGGTGCCGACGACGTGGGCGGAGTACGCCGACGCGGCGGCGAAGATCAAGGCCGTCGACCCGAACGCCTACATCGCGAGCTTCGGCAGTGACGGCGGCTGGCTCAACGGGCTGATGTGGCAGGCGGGCTGCCGTCCGTACGGCTACTCGCAGGCCAAGGCCAAGGACCAGGTGAAGATCGACCTGACCGCGCCCGAGTGCGAGAAGGTCGTCGAGCTGTACGGCGACCTGGTGAGCAAAGGCCTGATGGCGCAGGACAAGTTCTTCACCGCCGACGCCACCGCGGCGCTGGACTCCGGCAAGTACTGGACCTGGGCCGCGGCCGGCTGGACGCCCGGTTACGTGGCCGGCTCGCTCAAGAACACCGCGGGCAAGTGGGCGGTGGCGCCGATGCCGCAGTGGACCGCGGGCGCCGACGAGCAGGGCGACTGGGGCGGTTCGACGTTCACCGTGACCAAGCAGGCCAAGAACCCGCAGGCGGCGGCCACGGTGGCCCGCGAGCTGTTCGGCCGCTCGAAGGCCGCGTGGGACATCGGGCTGAACAAGGCGTTCCTCTACCCGCTGGTGAAGGAGGTCGCGGCTGACCCGGCGTTCACCGGCAAGGCCTATGACTTCTTCGACGGCCAGAAGGTGAACGAGATCTTCGTGCCGGTGTCGGAGAAGCTGGGCGAGTTCCAGTACACGCCGTTCCAGGACTTCGTCTTCAAGGACCTGAACGACCGCACCGCCGAGGCGATGTCAGGCAGCAGGCAGTGGAGCACGGTGCTGGAGGAGACGCAGAAGAACGTCGTCGCGTACGCCGAGAAGCAGGGCTTCAAGGTCAGCCGGTAG
- a CDS encoding GAF domain-containing protein encodes MLTHTDPERLSAVRRYHILDAPADGSFDNVARVAAQVFGTPIATVTIVDVDRVWFAACHGLSGVTQIGTEPGLCASAVLQDGVYVVNDGAVDPRTLDHPLVRSELGLRFYAAAPITTGDGHRLGTVNVIDREPREVTDTQAATLTALAGIVADQLELRLAAIQAVRAERGLDQIPGPRTTASAKLAGQLRHLAANHLDGEHPQVCELGLSGPCDEPVEVKIADPWGDSAWACIRHAEDIVINERSTFIADEKLNGLERYLRRAEGSNTRPAGTS; translated from the coding sequence GTGCTCACCCATACCGATCCAGAGCGTCTGTCGGCAGTCCGCCGCTACCACATCTTGGACGCGCCCGCCGACGGCAGCTTCGACAACGTCGCCCGTGTGGCCGCGCAGGTCTTCGGCACACCGATCGCGACCGTGACGATCGTCGACGTCGACCGCGTGTGGTTCGCTGCCTGCCACGGTCTGTCGGGCGTCACCCAGATCGGCACCGAGCCCGGTCTGTGCGCCTCGGCCGTGTTGCAGGACGGCGTGTACGTGGTGAACGACGGCGCGGTCGACCCCCGCACCCTCGACCACCCGCTGGTGCGCAGCGAGCTGGGCCTGCGCTTCTACGCCGCCGCGCCGATCACCACCGGCGACGGCCACCGGCTGGGCACGGTCAACGTGATCGACCGCGAACCCCGCGAAGTCACCGACACCCAGGCCGCGACACTCACCGCACTGGCCGGAATCGTCGCCGACCAGCTGGAGCTGCGTCTGGCCGCCATCCAAGCGGTGCGCGCGGAACGCGGCCTGGACCAGATCCCCGGCCCCCGCACCACCGCGTCAGCCAAGTTGGCGGGCCAGCTGCGGCACCTCGCCGCCAACCACCTCGACGGCGAGCACCCCCAGGTGTGCGAGCTCGGCTTGTCGGGCCCGTGCGACGAGCCCGTGGAGGTCAAGATCGCCGACCCATGGGGAGACTCGGCATGGGCGTGCATCCGGCACGCCGAAGACATCGTCATCAACGAGCGGTCGACGTTCATCGCCGACGAGAAACTCAACGGGCTGGAGCGCTACCTGCGGCGCGCGGAGGGCAGCAACACCCGACCCGCAGGCACGTCCTGA
- a CDS encoding carbohydrate ABC transporter permease, with protein MTSGGAGTATVKTWLPHLLMGAGILYFLVPLLWVVIAATKSQPDLLDSPALWFAEFNLVANIEQLFSEDGGVYGGWLVNTALYAGLSALGATALAAAAGYGLARFSFMGKRLFETALLGMIMVPATALVLPTYLILSELDLVNTMWAIVLPSLLSPFGAYLVRVYVDESVPVELIDAARMDRAGELRIFWQIVLPMMRPALVTVFLFTLVATWNNYFLPLVMLSDADLYPLTVGLTTWFNTAQQDAGNRMLFNLVVTGSLLAIVPLIVAFVLLQRFWRSGAAAGAVK; from the coding sequence ATGACCAGCGGCGGTGCCGGCACCGCGACGGTGAAGACCTGGCTCCCACACCTGCTGATGGGCGCGGGCATCCTGTACTTCCTGGTGCCGCTGCTCTGGGTGGTCATCGCGGCCACCAAGAGCCAGCCGGACCTGCTCGACAGCCCGGCGCTGTGGTTCGCCGAGTTCAACCTGGTGGCGAACATCGAGCAGCTGTTCAGCGAGGACGGCGGTGTGTACGGCGGGTGGCTGGTCAACACGGCGTTGTACGCGGGGCTCAGCGCTCTGGGCGCCACCGCGCTCGCCGCCGCCGCCGGTTACGGACTGGCGCGGTTCTCGTTCATGGGCAAGCGTCTCTTCGAAACCGCGCTGCTCGGCATGATCATGGTGCCGGCCACCGCTCTGGTGCTGCCGACGTACCTGATCCTGTCCGAGCTCGACCTCGTCAACACCATGTGGGCGATCGTCCTGCCGTCGCTGCTCAGCCCGTTCGGCGCGTACCTGGTCCGCGTCTACGTGGACGAGAGCGTGCCGGTGGAGCTGATCGACGCCGCACGCATGGACCGCGCGGGCGAGCTGCGCATCTTCTGGCAGATCGTGCTGCCGATGATGCGTCCCGCGCTCGTCACCGTCTTCCTGTTCACCCTGGTGGCGACGTGGAACAACTACTTCCTGCCGCTGGTGATGCTCAGCGACGCCGACCTCTACCCGCTGACCGTCGGGTTGACCACCTGGTTCAACACGGCACAGCAGGACGCCGGCAACCGGATGCTGTTCAACCTCGTCGTGACCGGCTCACTGCTGGCCATCGTCCCGCTCATCGTCGCCTTCGTCCTGTTGCAGCGCTTCTGGCGCAGCGGGGCGGCGGCAGGCGCTGTGAAGTAG
- a CDS encoding family 43 glycosylhydrolase: MISTTSRRRRRRTTLVLATTTALLGGITSALPPAVSAATVDTNASYVLVNRNSGKALDVYELATDDGARISQYTRNDGAWQQWQFVDSGGGYYRLKSKHSNKVLQVSGGSTADAADLVQWADGNATSQQFRLADSSGGYVRLLNRNSGKAVETYEWSTADGARVVQWPDTGGANQQWQLVKLGAGTFTNPIKRNGPDPWLQYHNGYYYLATTTWNSTITMRRSRTLAGLSSATDQVIFNLSGRPNGCCNMWAPEFHLLNGRWYLYYVAGQNVPDFNPTQRLHVLEASGTDPMGPYSFKADLGNTWELDPSILQHGGKLYLMGSATDGTQSLTITPMSNPYTLSGARRTISQPTLAWERQTHPVNEGAEPLYRNGKTMIVYSASACWGPDYKLGLLTLTGSDPLNRSHWTKSPNPVFQRNDANGVFAPGHNGFFKSPDGTEDWIVYHANDSASGGCDMNRSTRAQKFTWNADGTPNFGTPVRLGTPLAAPSGEPAA; encoded by the coding sequence ATGATCTCGACAACCAGCCGTCGTCGACGACGGCGGACCACCCTCGTCCTGGCCACCACCACCGCGTTGCTCGGCGGCATCACCTCCGCCCTGCCACCGGCGGTCTCGGCGGCCACTGTGGACACCAACGCGTCATACGTACTGGTCAACCGCAACAGCGGCAAGGCCCTGGACGTCTACGAGCTCGCCACCGACGACGGCGCCCGGATCTCGCAGTACACGCGCAACGACGGGGCGTGGCAGCAGTGGCAGTTCGTCGACTCCGGCGGCGGCTACTACCGGCTCAAGTCCAAGCACAGCAACAAGGTCCTCCAGGTCTCGGGTGGCTCGACCGCTGATGCCGCCGACCTGGTGCAGTGGGCCGACGGCAACGCGACCAGTCAGCAGTTCCGGCTCGCGGACTCGTCCGGCGGGTACGTGCGGTTGCTCAACCGCAACAGCGGCAAGGCCGTGGAGACCTACGAGTGGTCCACCGCCGACGGTGCGCGGGTCGTGCAGTGGCCCGACACCGGTGGCGCGAACCAGCAGTGGCAGCTGGTGAAGCTGGGCGCGGGAACGTTCACCAACCCGATCAAGCGCAACGGCCCGGACCCCTGGCTGCAGTACCACAACGGGTACTACTACCTGGCGACGACGACGTGGAACTCCACGATCACCATGCGCCGATCGCGCACCCTCGCCGGGCTGTCGAGCGCCACCGACCAGGTGATCTTCAACCTGTCGGGCCGTCCGAACGGGTGCTGCAACATGTGGGCGCCGGAGTTCCACCTCCTCAACGGCCGCTGGTACCTCTACTACGTCGCCGGGCAGAACGTGCCGGACTTCAACCCCACCCAGCGGCTGCACGTGCTGGAAGCCTCCGGCACCGACCCCATGGGGCCCTACAGCTTCAAGGCCGACTTGGGCAACACCTGGGAGCTGGACCCGAGCATCCTGCAGCACGGCGGCAAGCTGTACCTGATGGGTAGCGCGACGGACGGCACCCAGTCGTTGACCATCACCCCGATGTCGAACCCGTACACGCTCAGCGGCGCGCGACGCACGATCAGCCAACCGACGCTGGCCTGGGAGCGGCAGACCCATCCGGTCAACGAGGGCGCTGAGCCGTTGTACCGCAACGGGAAGACGATGATCGTATACTCGGCCAGTGCGTGCTGGGGTCCTGACTACAAGCTGGGGCTGCTCACGCTCACCGGATCCGATCCGCTCAACCGGTCGCACTGGACGAAGTCGCCCAACCCGGTTTTCCAGCGCAACGACGCCAACGGCGTGTTCGCCCCCGGTCACAACGGGTTCTTCAAGTCGCCCGACGGCACCGAGGACTGGATCGTCTACCACGCCAACGACAGCGCCTCGGGTGGTTGCGACATGAACCGTTCGACGCGTGCTCAGAAGTTCACCTGGAACGCCGACGGCACGCCGAACTTCGGCACGCCGGTCCGCCTCGGCACGCCGCTCGCCGCCCCGTCCGGCGAACCCGCGGCCTGA
- a CDS encoding glycoside hydrolase family 43 protein gives MLQRRTFLAGGVAAVALAGVNRLSALAAPGDAAYVMGYFTESPDKVADRYALHLAVSTDGLNWMPLNQGNPVATPTAGTRGLRDPFIMRKQNGGFVVLATDLTGTDFTRQNQYIHAWDSADLRSFTGYRRLKMHSMPTHTWAPEAFWDASRNQYGILYSANSGGRDAFYVNYTTDFVNVGAPQLFFDPGFNVLDATVHVGDGANYLYYKSFSDGRLYGARSATLNPRSFDRGTYTAGVVSGGIEAPIVVKAHDRGEWWLWGDSFSPVNGELYAWRSGNIATDSWSPLTKAQYSQPLNAKHPTICGITTTEYNGLVSRWGAPAWNRIKSYNFPDHLIRHSGNAARIDPYPFDPYQDAMWQLVPGLAASAGISFRSVNYPDRYLRHADYALVLAANDGSSTFAADATFHRVAGLAGSAWTSFRSHNFPERYIRHSGYVLRIDPVSTGSAAADRQDATFRIGY, from the coding sequence GTGCTGCAACGACGCACTTTTCTCGCCGGTGGGGTGGCCGCGGTGGCCCTGGCAGGTGTGAACCGGCTCTCCGCGCTCGCCGCGCCGGGTGACGCCGCCTACGTGATGGGCTACTTCACCGAGTCGCCCGACAAGGTCGCCGACCGGTACGCCCTGCACCTGGCGGTGAGCACCGACGGCCTGAACTGGATGCCGCTCAACCAGGGCAACCCGGTGGCCACCCCCACCGCGGGCACCAGGGGCCTGCGGGACCCGTTCATCATGCGCAAGCAGAACGGCGGGTTCGTCGTGCTGGCCACCGACCTGACCGGCACCGACTTCACCCGCCAGAACCAGTACATCCACGCCTGGGACTCAGCCGACCTGCGGTCGTTCACCGGGTACCGGCGGCTGAAGATGCACTCCATGCCGACCCACACGTGGGCGCCGGAGGCGTTCTGGGACGCCTCGCGCAACCAGTACGGCATCCTCTACTCCGCCAACAGCGGCGGCCGTGACGCCTTCTACGTCAACTACACCACCGACTTCGTCAACGTCGGCGCGCCACAGCTGTTCTTCGACCCCGGCTTCAACGTCCTCGACGCCACCGTGCACGTCGGTGACGGCGCCAACTACCTGTACTACAAGAGCTTCAGCGACGGCCGCCTCTACGGCGCCCGGTCCGCCACCCTCAACCCGCGCAGCTTCGACCGGGGCACCTACACCGCCGGCGTGGTGAGCGGCGGCATCGAGGCCCCGATCGTGGTCAAAGCCCACGACCGGGGCGAGTGGTGGTTGTGGGGCGACTCGTTCTCCCCCGTCAACGGCGAGCTGTACGCCTGGCGCTCCGGCAACATCGCCACCGACTCGTGGTCGCCGCTGACCAAAGCCCAGTACAGCCAGCCGCTCAACGCCAAGCACCCCACCATTTGCGGCATCACCACGACCGAGTACAACGGCCTGGTCAGCCGCTGGGGCGCGCCCGCCTGGAACCGGATCAAGTCCTACAACTTCCCCGACCACCTGATCCGGCACTCCGGCAACGCCGCCCGCATCGACCCCTATCCGTTCGACCCGTACCAGGACGCGATGTGGCAGCTCGTCCCGGGCCTGGCGGCCTCGGCGGGCATCTCGTTCCGCTCGGTCAACTACCCCGACCGCTACCTGCGCCACGCCGACTACGCGCTTGTCCTGGCCGCGAACGACGGCAGCTCGACCTTCGCCGCCGACGCGACCTTCCACCGTGTCGCCGGACTCGCCGGCTCGGCGTGGACCTCGTTCCGCTCCCACAACTTCCCCGAGCGCTACATCCGGCACTCCGGGTACGTGCTGCGCATCGATCCCGTCTCCACCGGGTCAGCGGCGGCCGACCGCCAGGACGCCACCTTCCGCATCGGCTACTGA
- a CDS encoding arabinan endo-1,5-alpha-L-arabinosidase, giving the protein MKRVLTLLLALAVTVAVAPSASAAYPAPGRVTGDIGVHDPSAVKRSDGSYLIAHTGNGIALKTSTDRTAFRNAGAAFPGGTPWANAYTANSRNLWAPDISHRNGQYWMYYSASTFGSNRSAIFLATSPSGNSGTWTNRGLVIESRTSDDFNAIDPDLVVDDQGRWWLSFGSFWSGIKMIALNPSTGLRSDSTIRAIAGRNGGAIEAPNIVKRGNYYYLFVSFDRCCQGAASTYRVMVGRSTSVAGPYVDRNGTALNSGGGTEVLAGQGSIHGPGHQDVLADSDGDVLIYHYYADNGASLLGVNLLAIDSGGWPYVH; this is encoded by the coding sequence ATGAAACGCGTTCTGACACTGCTGCTGGCCCTTGCCGTCACCGTCGCGGTGGCTCCCTCCGCGTCGGCGGCCTACCCCGCCCCAGGCCGGGTCACCGGTGACATCGGCGTGCACGACCCGAGTGCCGTCAAGCGCTCTGACGGGAGCTACCTGATCGCGCACACCGGCAACGGGATCGCGCTCAAGACCTCCACCGACCGCACCGCGTTCCGCAACGCCGGTGCCGCCTTTCCCGGTGGCACGCCGTGGGCCAACGCCTACACGGCGAACAGCCGCAACCTCTGGGCGCCGGACATCTCCCACCGCAACGGCCAGTACTGGATGTACTACTCGGCCTCGACGTTCGGCTCGAACCGATCGGCGATCTTCCTGGCCACCAGCCCCAGCGGCAACTCCGGCACGTGGACCAACCGCGGCCTGGTCATCGAGTCGCGCACCAGCGACGACTTCAACGCCATCGACCCCGACCTCGTCGTCGACGACCAGGGCCGCTGGTGGCTGAGCTTCGGCTCCTTCTGGTCCGGTATCAAGATGATCGCGCTCAACCCGTCGACCGGTCTGCGTTCCGACTCCACGATCCGCGCCATCGCCGGCCGCAACGGCGGCGCGATCGAGGCGCCGAACATCGTCAAGCGCGGCAACTACTACTACCTCTTCGTCTCGTTCGACCGCTGCTGCCAGGGCGCCGCCAGCACCTACCGCGTCATGGTCGGCCGCTCCACCAGCGTCGCCGGCCCCTACGTCGACCGCAACGGCACGGCGTTGAACTCCGGCGGCGGGACCGAGGTCCTCGCCGGTCAGGGCAGCATCCACGGCCCCGGTCACCAGGACGTGCTGGCGGACAGCGACGGCGACGTGCTGATCTACCACTACTACGCGGACAACGGCGCGTCCCTGCTCGGCGTCAACCTGCTGGCGATCGACTCCGGCGGCTGGCCCTACGTCCACTGA
- a CDS encoding LacI family DNA-binding transcriptional regulator encodes MRDATLRDVAELAGVSARTVSNVVNGYAPVTEPTRVKVEKAIKELGYRPNVLARNLANGRSGQIAVVVPFLDVPYFSELLQAIIPRARERGYHVLIDQTDGDAAHERELIRRGARAALFDGMIYSPLGLAQEDLAESDPTFPLVLLGERSSNAFFDHVGIDDVEASRAATAHLIGLGRRRIAAIGDQPYPTGEAAQLRTLGYRQAHADAGLPVDESLIIQTLRFNRADGAAAMRALLDRDDPPDAVFGYNDTVALGALHEVLERGLRVPEDIALIGYDDIEEGRYANPPISTISPDKDAIATTAVERLLMRIDSKEPLPGIEVRASHRLIARQSTVGRAAPA; translated from the coding sequence ATGCGCGATGCCACGCTGCGTGACGTTGCCGAGCTCGCGGGGGTGTCCGCGCGCACGGTGTCGAACGTGGTCAACGGCTACGCCCCGGTCACCGAGCCCACCCGCGTGAAGGTCGAGAAGGCGATCAAGGAACTGGGTTACCGGCCCAACGTGCTGGCCCGCAACCTGGCGAACGGCCGGTCAGGGCAGATCGCGGTGGTCGTCCCCTTCCTGGACGTGCCGTACTTCTCCGAACTGCTGCAGGCGATCATCCCCAGGGCCCGCGAGCGCGGCTATCACGTGCTGATCGACCAGACCGACGGCGATGCCGCACACGAACGAGAACTGATCCGGCGGGGCGCGCGGGCGGCCCTGTTCGACGGAATGATCTACAGCCCCCTCGGCCTGGCTCAGGAGGACCTGGCCGAGAGCGATCCGACGTTCCCGCTCGTCCTGCTCGGCGAGCGGTCGTCCAACGCCTTCTTCGACCACGTCGGCATCGACGACGTCGAGGCGTCCCGCGCGGCCACAGCGCACCTGATCGGCCTGGGCAGACGCCGGATCGCCGCGATAGGCGACCAGCCCTACCCGACCGGCGAGGCGGCGCAGTTGCGCACCCTCGGCTACCGGCAGGCCCACGCGGACGCCGGTCTGCCGGTGGACGAGTCACTGATCATCCAGACCCTCCGGTTCAACCGCGCCGACGGTGCGGCCGCCATGCGAGCGCTGCTCGATCGGGACGACCCGCCGGACGCCGTCTTCGGCTACAACGACACCGTGGCGCTCGGCGCGTTGCACGAGGTGCTGGAACGCGGGTTGCGGGTGCCCGAGGACATCGCGCTGATCGGCTACGACGACATCGAGGAAGGCCGCTACGCCAACCCGCCGATCAGCACCATCTCTCCGGACAAGGACGCCATCGCCACGACGGCGGTGGAACGGCTGCTCATGCGCATCGACAGCAAGGAACCACTGCCCGGCATAGAGGTGCGTGCCTCGCACCGGCTGATCGCCCGCCAAAGCACCGTGGGACGCGCAGCACCCGCTTGA
- a CDS encoding carbohydrate ABC transporter permease: MTRSIPITAPAADDLPPSPRPVESRSRPSRRRVTAHPVAGALFVLPFFLVVVAFLVVPLGYAFWLSLSSKSLALGTRFTGVDNYVRAFTDPLLLDGLLRVVLFGLVQIPVMLGIALAGALTLDAVTTRFAVAFRLIAFMPYAVPAVVGALMWGFLYSRTFGPFADLPTLVGGDPIDFFSASLLLVSLGNIVTWAWTGYNMIILYSALQGVPREMYEAAVIDGATPVQIALRVKVPAIKQAISLAAIFTVIGTMQFFTEPQIMARFAPQISAGYTPNLYAYNQAFAYSDFNYSAALSFALGFLVFVVAYAFVFVNRKRGAHS; the protein is encoded by the coding sequence GTGACGCGGTCCATACCGATCACGGCACCCGCGGCCGACGACCTGCCGCCGTCTCCCCGCCCGGTCGAGAGCCGGTCACGACCCAGTCGGCGCCGGGTCACCGCGCACCCGGTGGCCGGAGCGCTGTTCGTCCTGCCGTTCTTCCTCGTCGTCGTCGCGTTCCTGGTCGTGCCGCTCGGCTACGCGTTCTGGCTCAGCCTGTCCAGCAAGAGCCTCGCGCTCGGCACCCGGTTCACCGGCGTCGACAACTACGTGCGCGCGTTCACCGACCCGCTTCTGCTGGACGGCCTGCTGCGGGTCGTCCTCTTCGGACTGGTGCAGATCCCCGTCATGCTGGGCATCGCGCTGGCCGGAGCGTTGACGCTCGACGCCGTCACGACGAGGTTCGCGGTGGCGTTCCGGCTCATCGCGTTCATGCCCTACGCCGTGCCGGCCGTCGTCGGCGCGCTCATGTGGGGCTTCCTGTACAGCCGCACGTTCGGCCCGTTCGCGGACCTGCCGACGCTCGTCGGTGGTGACCCGATCGACTTCTTCAGCGCCTCGCTGCTGCTGGTGTCGCTGGGCAACATCGTGACCTGGGCGTGGACCGGCTACAACATGATCATCCTGTACTCGGCGTTGCAGGGCGTGCCGCGCGAGATGTACGAGGCCGCGGTCATCGACGGGGCCACGCCGGTGCAGATCGCCTTGCGGGTCAAGGTGCCCGCGATCAAACAGGCCATCTCGCTGGCCGCGATCTTCACCGTCATCGGCACCATGCAGTTCTTCACCGAGCCGCAGATCATGGCCCGGTTCGCGCCGCAGATCTCGGCCGGCTACACACCGAACCTCTACGCCTACAACCAGGCCTTCGCCTACTCGGACTTCAACTACTCGGCCGCACTCTCGTTCGCGCTCGGCTTCCTGGTGTTCGTGGTGGCCTACGCGTTCGTGTTCGTCAACCGCAAGCGGGGAGCACACTCATGA